In Chitinivibrionales bacterium, the following proteins share a genomic window:
- a CDS encoding glycine cleavage T C-terminal barrel domain-containing protein codes for MRASLFHDGFAKHKAAFSERFGAEIVSKVSDPKTEYRLVRDAVGIGDISYMQRFRFPEDKGLDFLDTLCAGNVAKVRFGRMLHTFIADNAGNIVADCYVANNDEEFILLAESIIDDAAFDAMLQEHGAAGAGITDCRATHGLLSIDGYKAWAVVKELFGADVLGLPYLSVERYDFEGESVSLFRAGKTSEFGYYLMVPKTSAVKLFEACLAAAIKNNGGLCGANIHNDLRLEGRFFNVFAEGAAVRDPLALGLQWMIDFSKEKWSGRDAICKRREAGTKNKIIGICTEHGAKELKKGTPIFNGAAKVAEVTASCFSHVLNAHVGLALFPVDIAYAGLQFSLGSEKGPVIKTISMPPIMPKSLSVKLDEL; via the coding sequence ATGAGGGCATCCCTTTTTCACGACGGCTTCGCAAAACACAAGGCCGCTTTTTCCGAGCGCTTCGGCGCGGAAATAGTTTCAAAGGTTTCCGACCCGAAGACCGAATATCGGCTCGTCCGCGACGCGGTGGGGATCGGCGATATCTCGTATATGCAGCGCTTCCGTTTTCCCGAGGACAAGGGACTTGACTTTCTCGACACGCTGTGCGCCGGCAACGTTGCCAAGGTGCGGTTCGGCCGCATGCTCCACACCTTCATTGCCGACAACGCCGGCAACATCGTTGCCGACTGTTATGTCGCCAACAACGACGAGGAATTCATCCTGCTGGCAGAAAGCATCATCGACGACGCCGCTTTCGACGCGATGCTTCAGGAGCACGGCGCGGCCGGCGCGGGCATCACCGATTGCCGCGCCACGCACGGCCTGCTCAGCATAGACGGTTACAAGGCCTGGGCCGTGGTCAAGGAGCTGTTCGGCGCCGACGTGCTGGGGCTTCCGTATCTTTCGGTGGAGCGTTACGACTTCGAGGGCGAAAGCGTTTCGCTTTTCAGGGCGGGAAAAACCTCGGAGTTCGGCTATTACCTCATGGTGCCGAAAACTTCCGCGGTAAAACTGTTTGAGGCGTGCCTCGCCGCTGCAATAAAAAACAACGGCGGCCTTTGCGGCGCTAACATTCACAACGATCTGCGGCTCGAAGGCCGGTTCTTCAACGTGTTCGCCGAAGGCGCGGCGGTGCGCGATCCGCTTGCGCTCGGCCTGCAGTGGATGATCGATTTCAGCAAGGAAAAGTGGAGCGGCCGCGACGCGATCTGCAAGCGCAGGGAGGCCGGCACCAAGAACAAGATCATCGGCATCTGCACCGAACACGGCGCAAAGGAACTTAAAAAGGGGACGCCCATTTTCAACGGGGCCGCAAAGGTGGCTGAAGTAACGGCGTCTTGTTTTTCCCATGTTTTAAACGCCCATGTGGGCCTGGCGCTGTTTCCCGTTGACATCGCCTATGCGGGCCTTCAGTTCAGCCTCGGGTCTGAAAAAGGCCCCGTGATAAAAACCATTTCAATGCCGCCCATCATGCCCAAGAGCCTTTCGGTGAAGCTTGACGAGCTGTAG
- a CDS encoding acyl carrier protein → MTTTMQAAIDKRRAVIDTFKKELIRRLNLPYAPEDLHEDVALLGAGLGLDSLDALEIVLCIENSFGIKIPDQNISVLRSINTVVDYVLERQAAKGAQS, encoded by the coding sequence ATGACCACGACGATGCAGGCGGCGATTGATAAACGCCGCGCTGTGATAGATACCTTTAAAAAAGAACTCATCCGCCGCCTCAACCTGCCCTATGCGCCCGAAGACCTTCACGAGGACGTGGCGCTGCTCGGCGCGGGCCTGGGCCTCGATTCGCTCGACGCGCTGGAAATCGTGCTATGCATTGAAAATTCCTTCGGCATAAAAATACCGGACCAGAACATTTCTGTTTTGCGCTCCATCAACACCGTGGTTGATTACGTGCTCGAACGGCAGGCGGCCAAAGGGGCGCAATCATGA